The nucleotide window AAACGTGTATGGGGCAGGTCCGTTTCCTTCGAATCTTGTAGGGTCGAACTTCTGGGGTTCGGGGAAGTAAGCCGCACTCTTGTGGGTCGAGTTTGCGCTCCAATACAATTTCCAGCCTTTAGGGATGGTGAAGCCATTGAAGACGAAGTCTTGCAACGCTTCCCTAAAAGCTCCTTGAAGTGGTGGTGCCACACTCAACACTTCCTGTGCCACGTTCCATGAGTACTTCATCTTCTAAAGATCATCCCAGTTCAACAACTCACCTGGTGCTTTTGAGTTCGCAATCTCCATTTGCTCTGTTATTAAATAGATTAAGATATAATTAATAAATGAAGAATTAATATAGAAATATGTCATTTTTATAGACCGGCAAAACCTAGTAAAATCAACGaatgaagaattttttttctttaaatgtaAACAAAGTTGACTTTATGTTACATGAAACTTTAAAAGTAGTTTCTAGATTATAACTTGCAATGAATGAGGTTAGAGAAGAAAGCAACTAAATAGATAATCTTGATCGATTCTAAATTAGATAgtggaacaagaaaaaagaaaaaaggatagtcatcttttttctttttttgatccaataaacaactcaaatgctacaactagtctttcgtgagtcgaactcacaacctcccacttatgaaggggagactatgccactagaccaaatagtcatcttcttttgtattttagaatatgcattttttttaaatataaaaaaaaaattattgtctaATCTCAACCGTTAGTTGTCATCTAATCTAATGGTCTAGAATCAGagtataattttaactataatttaGGTGGCTATTGAACCGCCCCTAGTTTGTATGTACATTTCCCAActtacaaacacacacacacacacatcaaaGCTGCCAACTTCTGTGATCAACTCACCCATGGAATTAAACATGTTGCCATCTTGCTTCTTGTGCTGGCGCCTCTCCAGACCCTTGATTGCCAAATTAACCAATTCCTTATCGGGCAATACGACATTCAGTTTTGCCTTTTGGATCAGGAAGCACTGAGGTAAGCCACAACATACTCAGTGGGTTGTTGAGCTTCAGTAGCCCTATAATTCTCCCTGAAGAGTTTCTCCATAGCGGGCCAATCAGCCACTGAACCATGTTTCAACTTGGAGAACCAAGTGAAGGCAACCCCTGATTGTGTGGCCAAGATTTTGCACTTGAGGTTATCATCATTCGCATACTAGTCACATTGAACTTTGAACTTGGCCAGATAAGTCGCTGCCCTCTCGGTATCCTCCCCTGAAAAGGTAGAAAACAAGATGTTCTTAGAACCCTTGGGAAGGTGAGCGAGCATAATATGCACATGGAAAGGACCCTGGTAGACCATATTAATGTCGGGCATATGAGTAGCGGCCCTGATGATTTCCTCCACGTCGTCTCTCCTGGTGTAATTTCACTCAAGAAGGGTGGCTGCTACCACAGTATGCTGGTCATCAGCGGAGTAGGCACAACCTGTGTAGTGACTGGAGTTGGCACAGTTCAAAAGATGACTTGAGTAGGAATGGCTTACGTAGTAGCAGTCTGCACACTCTGGTACTTCACCAAGGCTCTGACTTGGACCGGGTTGCCAGCCTCATCCACCCTGTAATAGCCTAGAGGAAGTTTCTGATAACAGTTCTTGGATCCATCACTATCATACTGATAGAAATTAACATGGTTCGCCGCTGTGCCTTCAGGAGATCTATGGATCGCAAATTTCTTACTAACCGGCGGTGTCCCATTCTTCTTACTAGGACTTAAAGCCACTTCATTGGCTTTCGAAGAAGAGGCAATCGGCCTAATAGAAGGTATCACAGCAGTGACACTAGCAGTCTCCTTTCTCCGATTGAGGGTACATACTTCTGAGGGGATCTTCTTGAGCAGTTCTTTCATGTGCTCTAACTCAGCATGTTGCGAACCCAACTAAGTTGATGCCCTCTCCACTGATGTAGCCAAGACAGTGCCATCCTTTCGCATGGATGCCATTTCTCCATTAATGGCTGCGACATGCTCCTTAAGCTAGAACACTGTTGTTGAACGCAATCCCCTTGACCAACTCTACCAATAGAGGGCCGTAAACATGCGGTCAAGCCGCAGGTTCCAATCAGGCTTCACGCTACCTTTGGAAGCAGTACCatcagtagcagtagcagtagtgTCAACGCTAGCAGCAAGGTTGACTATGGTAGCAAAATCAATACTCGCAGTGGGCTTGCCTGCAGAGTTAACGTCATCAGTGATGACTTCAGTGAACCGTTCTCTGTGTTCGGAGTTCGACATTGTGTCTGCCTGCGAATCTAGGGCAAATCTTGTAAACAACacttcttcagaaagaccacgacaagCAACACGAATATGCTGCATGTAACTAGAGGTCTTGTGTTTTTGGTAGTTCGAACACTCTCTGGTAAGAATTATCCCCTGGCTTCCCAATGATGGATGCAAAAGATTCTAGTGTAGTCCCATTGGGCATGCCAAAATTTTTGGCTATGACCTAGTTTGGCCAGTTTTTGTTGCCTGTGATTGTGCaacgtgccagcaccgtggggtgcaagCTTTCTGGGGCTGGTTGTCCCGTACCTGACTTCTCTTCAAgcttgtggacgaggagagcaccaacctcgtcacaagatTCTTTTGTATGTCTTATGGATAAGGACTTCTTGTGTGATTTCTTGCATCACAGAATTGATACTTAGTTTTGTAGATTAAGTAGAGCAGTTATTGgaaagaag belongs to Rosa chinensis cultivar Old Blush chromosome 4, RchiOBHm-V2, whole genome shotgun sequence and includes:
- the LOC112201019 gene encoding beta-amyrin 28-monooxygenase, producing MKYSWNVAQEVLSVAPPLQGAFREALQDFVFNGFTIPKGWKLYWSANSTHKSAAYFPEPQKFDPTRFEGNGPAPYTFVPFGGGPRMCPRKEYARLEILVFMHNLVKRFKWEAIIPDEKIVVDPLPMPAKGLPIRLFPHKKA